ATGGACGTCATAAAAGAAAAATGGGAAGAGATCATTCAAAAGCTGAAAGTAGAATATTTTCTATCGAACATTTCTTTTGAAACGTGGATACGCCCGCTGGAGGTATATGAGATCAGAGGTAACACTCTGTATCTTACCGTTAATTTTAAGGCGAGCATCGAACACATTCAGAATAAATATCTTCTTCCGCTTAAAGTATGCATCGCGGAAGTTACCGGGACAGAGTATCAGATTAAGTTTATTCCCAGAGATCTGCCGCGCGAGCAGCAGCGCAGATATCTGGAGAAGACTGCGCCCGTAAAAGAGAAGACACATAAGCATAAAGAAGTAAGCCCGATAGCTGAAAAAGCGAATCTGAATCCGAAGTATACGTTTGATACCTTTGTGGTAGGAGGAAATAATAATTTTGCACATGCCGCATCACTGGCAGTTGCCGAATCTCCCGGTGAGGTTTACAATCCTCTGTTTTTATATGGTGGGGTAGGACTTGGCAAGACCCATCTGATGCATTCGATCGCACACTACATACTGGACCGGGAACCATCGAAGAAAGTCCTGTATGTGACAAGTGAGACATTTACCAATGACCTGATCACGGCGATCCGCAACGGAAAAACCGGCAACGATCTGGCGATGAATGCATTCCGCGATAAGTACCGCAATAATGACGTACTTCTGATCGATGACGTACAGTTCATTATCGGCAAAGAAAGTACACAGGAAGAATTTTTCCATACGTTCAATCATCTGCACAATGCCGGAAAGCAGATCGTCATTTCCAGCGACAAACCGCCAAAGGATATGACGACACTGGAGGCGCGTCTGCGGACAAGATTTGAATGGGGACTGATCGCAGATATTTCGGTGCCGGATTACGAGACACGTATGGCGATTCTTTATAAGAAAATAGAACTGGACCAACTGGAAAGATATCAGATTCCGGATGAGGTGATCCAGTATATTGCGATGAACATCAAGACCAATATCCGGGAACTGGAAGGCTCACTTAACAAGCTGATCGCATTATACCGGATCGGTGGAAGAAAGAACTTTGATGTTTCTCTGGCGGCAGAAGCACTGAAGGATATGATCGCACCGGACGATAGCCACAAGGTGACGCCGGAGCTGGTTCTGGATGTTGTCTCCGATCATTTTAATGTTTCCGTTTCTGAACTTAAGGGAAGTCGGAGAAATGCAAGAACGGCCGGAGCCAGACAGATCGTGATGTACCTGTGCAGGCAGATGACGGATGCGTCTCTTCAAAGTATCGGTGATCTGCTCGGAGGGCGTGACCATTCCACTGTGAACCACGGTGTGGACAAGATTGCCCGGGATGTGGAAAAAGATGAGACTTTGAGAAATACGATCGAGATCATTCAGAAGAAAATCAGCCCGCTGTAGAAAAGTTTTCCATGATCTGCCAGGGAAGAAAAAGAACTGTCCACGGACTTGTCAAAGCCTTAAATCCTTTTGAATCAAGGCCTTAAAGTACTTGTCCACAATTCAACAGACACTACTAAGATAACTACGGATTTGTTTTATATAAATATATATTTTGCGCGTCGAAAGGAGTTTTACACATTATGAAAATCAGATGTCTTAAATCAGATCTTGTGAAAGGGGTCAGCATTGTATCAAAGGCTGTTCCGACAAAGACAACCATGCCGATCCTGGAATGCATTCTGATAGATGCAACTACAGATATTATCAAACTTACAGCGAACGATATGGAGCTTGGGATCGAGACTGTGATCAGAGGGCAGATCGATGAGAAGGGAATGATCGCACTGGATGCGAGGATTTTCTCAGATATCGTAAGAAAGCTTCCTGATAATGAAATCGTGATTGAAAGTGGAGTGAACTTTCAGACGCTCATTACCTGTGAAAAAGCAAAATTCAATATTTCCGGTAAATCCGGTGAAGATTTTTCTTATCTGCCGTATATTGAGAGAGAAAATCCGGTTTCCATTTCCCAGTTCACACTGAAAGAAGTGATCCGCCAGACCATTTTCTCAATTGCAGACAACGACAGCAACAAACTGATGACAGGAGAACTCTTCGATATGAACGGGGATATTCTGAAAGTGGTATCCCTTGACGGACACCGTATTTCCATCCGCAAGATCGAGCTGAAGGAATCTTATGAACCGAAGAAGATCGTGGTTCCGGGAAAGACCCTGATCGAAGTCAGCAAGATCCTTTCAGGTGAAGCAGACAGCGAAGTGAGACTGTATTTCACAGCCAACCACATTGTATTTGAATTTGATGATACCGTTGTAGTATCCAGACTGATTGAAGGAGAATATTTCCGTATCGAGCAGATGCTGTCCAATGATTATGAGACAAAGGTAAGAATCAATAAAAGAGAACTCCTGAACTGTATTGACCGTGCAACTCTTCTTGTAAAAGAAGGTGATAAGAAGCCGATCATCATCAACATTCAGGATGAAATGATGGAACTTAAGATCAAG
The sequence above is drawn from the Coprococcus comes ATCC 27758 genome and encodes:
- the dnaA gene encoding chromosomal replication initiator protein DnaA, with product MDVIKEKWEEIIQKLKVEYFLSNISFETWIRPLEVYEIRGNTLYLTVNFKASIEHIQNKYLLPLKVCIAEVTGTEYQIKFIPRDLPREQQRRYLEKTAPVKEKTHKHKEVSPIAEKANLNPKYTFDTFVVGGNNNFAHAASLAVAESPGEVYNPLFLYGGVGLGKTHLMHSIAHYILDREPSKKVLYVTSETFTNDLITAIRNGKTGNDLAMNAFRDKYRNNDVLLIDDVQFIIGKESTQEEFFHTFNHLHNAGKQIVISSDKPPKDMTTLEARLRTRFEWGLIADISVPDYETRMAILYKKIELDQLERYQIPDEVIQYIAMNIKTNIRELEGSLNKLIALYRIGGRKNFDVSLAAEALKDMIAPDDSHKVTPELVLDVVSDHFNVSVSELKGSRRNARTAGARQIVMYLCRQMTDASLQSIGDLLGGRDHSTVNHGVDKIARDVEKDETLRNTIEIIQKKISPL
- the dnaN gene encoding DNA polymerase III subunit beta; translation: MKIRCLKSDLVKGVSIVSKAVPTKTTMPILECILIDATTDIIKLTANDMELGIETVIRGQIDEKGMIALDARIFSDIVRKLPDNEIVIESGVNFQTLITCEKAKFNISGKSGEDFSYLPYIERENPVSISQFTLKEVIRQTIFSIADNDSNKLMTGELFDMNGDILKVVSLDGHRISIRKIELKESYEPKKIVVPGKTLIEVSKILSGEADSEVRLYFTANHIVFEFDDTVVVSRLIEGEYFRIEQMLSNDYETKVRINKRELLNCIDRATLLVKEGDKKPIIINIQDEMMELKIKSEKGTMDEEIMITKEGKDLLIGFNPKFLIDALRVIDDEEADLYFMNAKAPCFIKDEGESYVYLILPVNFSGAV